The sequence below is a genomic window from Lelliottia sp. JS-SCA-14.
TAAAGATATACACCTCTGCTTAGAAGGTATAGTTGAGATAACGCACGGATTCGATAGTTATTTCCGTTTAATACACCCTGGAAATTATAAGTTCATTGTCAGGCGAGGCGGGAGCGTTGATATGGCAGGAAAAGCGGGAAAGTCTAAAAACAAAAAACCCTCCGGAGAGGGTTTTTAAATCACAGGCCAGGGCGGACGCCGAGGGTGTGACAGATGGCATAACTCATTTCGGCGCGGTTCAGGGTGTAGAAGTGGAAGTCTTTCACCCCTTCGCGGCTCAGGATTTTCACCATGTCCATCGCGATATTCGCCCCCACCAGCTTGCGGGTTTCGGCGTCATCATCCAGCCCTTCGTACATTTTCGACATCCACAGCGGGATGCGCACGTTGGTCATGTCGGCAAATTTCTTCGCCTGCTTGAAGTTCGACACCGGCAGGATGCCCGGAATAATTTCCACATCGATGCCCGCGGTGATGCAGCGGTCACGGAAACGCAGATAGCTTTCGACGTCGAAGAAGAACTGGGTGATCGCGCGGTTTGCACCGGCATCCACTTTGCGTTTCAGGTTGAGCAGATCCGCCTGCGCGCTTTTCGCTTCCGGATGCACTTCCGGATACGCCGCCACGGAGATATCAAAATCGCCGACCTCTTTCAGGAGCGCCACCAGATCGGTCGCGTACATGTCCGGCTTGCCGCTGCCCGGCGGCAGGTCGCCGCGCAGGGCCACGATATGGCGAATGCCGTTGTTCCAGTAATCCTGAGCGATAGTGCGCAGTTCGTCGCGGGTCGCGTCGATACAGGTCAGGTGCGGTGCCGCTTCAAGACCAGTGCGATCCTTGATGCCTTTAATAATGCTGTGCGTACGGTCGCGCTCACCGGAGTTCGCGCCGTAGGTCACCGAGACAAACTTCGGCTTCAGGCTGCTCAGGCGATCGATAGAGCTCCACAGGGTTTGCTCCATTTCACTGGTGCGCGGCGGAAAGAATTCAAAAGAGACGTTAATCTGGCCCTGCACTTCAGCCAGGCTCTGATTCAGGGCTTCCCGCTGGTTGGCGTGAAAAAAGCTCATACCTTACCTCATCAATCGCGTGTCATTGTTGTTGTGTTGTGAACTGCTATACGTTTAGACGTCTAGATGTAAAAATGACGGAAAAGCGGGATGCCGTCAACAGAAATCATTGGCAAACACGGTGAGGAATGTTCAGGGAAGATGAAGAAGGTTCATGATGGTGGGTGGGTGAGTGCGGCCTGAGCCCTCTCCCACAGGGAGAGGGAGAATATCGGCGTTGATTCTTGTAGGCCCGGTAAGCGAAGCGCCACCGGGCACAGACAAAACCTACAGCAGCTGCGCCAGACGATTAATATCCGACTGAATCGCCCCGGCGGTGACGTCGCGTCCCGCGCCTGGGCCGCGAATCACCAGTGGATTATCACGATACCAGCGGCTTTCGATGGCGAAGACGTTATCGCACGGCAGCAGTGCCGCCAGCGGATGCTCAGGACGAACCGCCTCCACGCCAACGCGCGCTTTGCCGTTGGCGTCAAAACGGGCCACGTAGCGCAGGACCAGCCCCATTTCGCGCGCGGCTTCCAGGCGTGAGACCATCTGTTCGTTCAGCTCGTCGCCGTTCTCGAAGAAGTGATCGACAGATCCCTCTTCGCAGCCCGACGGCACCAGCGATTCCACCCGCACCTGGCCCGGCTCGATGTCGTAACCCGCTTCACGCGCCAGGATCACCAGCTTGCGCATCACGTCTTTCCCGGCGAGATCCACGCGCGGGTCGGGCTCGGTCAGCCCCTGCTGCCAGGCTTGATCCACCAGGTCCGTAAACGGAACCGTACCGTCGAACTGCAGGAACAGCCAGGAGAGCGTGCCGGAGAAAATTCCGCTGATAGCCAGAATGCTGTCGCCGCTGTCAATCAGGTCGCGCACGGTGTGGTTAACAGGCAAACCGGCGCCCACGGTGGCGTTATACAGCCAGTGACGACCGGTTTTTTCAAACGCGTCGTGGATCTGGCGGTATTTATCGGTGCTGCTTGCGCCTGCCAGTTTATTGGCGCTGATGACGTGAAAACCGTGGCTGGCGAAATCGAGGTACTGATCGGCCAGCTGCTCGCTGGCGGTGACATCCAGCACCACCAGATCGTCGTACGGGTGCGCACGCATCCACAGGAACAGGGACTCTTCGTCCTGCTCGACCGCTTCATCGTTGAAGAAGGCCAGCGCACGGCTGGCGTCGAGACCCTCGTAGTTCAGCAGACTGCGGCGGCTATCCACCACGCCAGCCAGCACAAATTCGAATCCGGTGCGCGCAGAGAGCGTGGTTTGCTCGCGGGCAAACAGCTCCAGCCAGCGGGAACCGATGTTGCCCTTCCCGAACAGCACCAGACCGATGCGTTTTTCGGCTCGGAACAGGGTGGTGTGCAGCCCCTGAATCAGGCTCTCGGTTGGGCCTTTACGCAGTACGGCCACCAGGCTGATGCCCTCTTCCGACTGCCAGGTGAACTCCACCGGCTGGCCTTTCAGCTGTTGCCAGAAACGGTGGCAGTGCAGCGGATTACGGGTGACACCCGCGCCGACCATCGCGACCAGCGCCAGCCCCTGACGCAGGCGAAGTTCGCCCGGCAGACCCGCTTCATCAAGAATTTTCAGCGCGCTGTCCGCCACTTCTGCGGTGTAGCAGAACTGCAGCAGCTGGCGGTCATTGTGTACGCCAACGGCCAGCGGACGCACCTGAGCGCGCTTGAGGATCAGGTCGATATCTTTGTGCGCCAGTTTGAAATCTTGTCCGGCAGGCACCTGGAATTCGATCAGGCAAATATCATCGTGGCTGGTGACGATACGCGCGCCTGTGCCTGAGGCCAGCACGCGTTCGATGCGGGTCGAGCCCTTATCCGGCGTGTAGCTGCAGCGCAGTTGCAGGTCGATATCGCTGCCGGAAACCGGCTGTAAGGTACGCGCGTGAAGCACCGGCGCGGCCAGACGGGCCAGCTCGCTGGCTTCGTCGAGACGCAGGAGCGGCAGCAGACAGGCATCTTTCACTTTGCGCGGGTCGGCGCTGTAAACCCCCGCCACGTCGCTCCAGATGGTGACGCGTGATGCGCCTGCCAGGGCACCGATTTGCGTTGCCGAGTAGTCCGAACCGTTACGGCCCAGTAGCACGGTTTCGCCCGCATTACTGCGGCTGATAAAGCCCGTCACGACGATGCGTTTGCCCGGATGCTGCACTAACAGCTGTTGCAGAAGCGGATAAGAGAGGCCTTCGTCGACCTGCGGCTGTGCCGCACGTTCCGCGCGCAGGAAATCACGCGCGTCGAGCCACGCCGCTTCCAGCCCTTGCTGTTCGAGGACCGCAGCCATCAGGCGCGCAGACCAGACTTCGCCGTGGCCTACTACCTCAGCGTAAACCGCATCGGTAATGCCGCTGTCCAGCAGTCCGGCCAGACGCTCAAGGTCGTGCACAAAAGCGCTGATAAGAGCATCTGCCGCGTCCGCTGGCAGGAGACCCGAAATCAAATCGCTCTGATAGCGGCGTAATGTTTGTTGAACCTGATGCGCAGAAAGGCGATCGGTCTGGCTTAATTTCAGCCAGCTAATCAACTGGTTGGTAGTGCTGCCTGCCGCCGAGACAACCATCATGTCGCCCGGCATCGAATACTCCGCCATGATCCCTGCGACACGCAGGTAACATTTCACATCAGCAAGACTACTACCACCAAACTTGTGCAGCTGACGACCCTTCGCCCCTGCCTGCGCTATCACACTCATGATTACCCCTTGGCTGCGACCCGGAAGGCATTTTCCAGATCGGCAATTAAATCTTCACAGTCTTCAATACCGGTTGAGATGCGTAACAGCGTCTCGGAAATTCCGGCGGCGGCACGCGCCTCTGGCGCCATGCCTGCGTGCGTCATGGTCGCGGCGTGGGAGATCAAGCTCTCGACTCCCCCTAAGGATTCCGCCAGCGTAAACAGTGACAACCCGCTCAGGAAGCGACGCAGCGTTTGCTCATCGCCATCCAGTTCAAAACTTAACATCGCGCCAAAACCTTTCTGCTGGCGCGCGGCAATCTCGTGGCCCTGGTTTTCCGGCAGCGACGGGTGATACAGCTTTTTCACCAGCGGCTGGTTCTTCAGGAACTCGACAATCGCCTGGGCATTGCGCTGCGCCACTTCCATGCGCGGCGACAGCGTACGCAGACCGCGCAGCAGCAGATAGCTGTCGAACGCTGCCGCAGTGACACCAATGTTATTGGCCCACCATGCCAGTTCGGTGACAACATCAGGATCTTTGGCAATCACCACCCCGGCGACCACGTCAGAGTGGCCGTTCAGATATTTAGTGCATGAATGCAATACCAGATCCGCACCCAGAGAAAGTGGGTTCTGTAGCGCCGGACTGAGGAACGTATTATCCACTACACTTATCGCTCCCGCATCCCTTGCGAGCTGACAAATTTTCGCAATATCGACGACGCGCAATAATGGATTGCTTGGACTTTCCACCAGGACCAGCTTTGGCTTTTCGGCCAGCGCCGATTTTAGTGCCTGCTCATCGTTCTGATCGACGAATAAAACGCGATAACAGCCGCGTTTCTCCAGGCTGTCGAACAGACGGTAGCTGCCACCGTAGCAGTCGTGCGGGGCCACCAGCAGATCGCCAGGTTTCAGGAACACGGTGGTCACCAGGTGAATGGCCGAC
It includes:
- the metF gene encoding methylenetetrahydrofolate reductase translates to MSFFHANQREALNQSLAEVQGQINVSFEFFPPRTSEMEQTLWSSIDRLSSLKPKFVSVTYGANSGERDRTHSIIKGIKDRTGLEAAPHLTCIDATRDELRTIAQDYWNNGIRHIVALRGDLPPGSGKPDMYATDLVALLKEVGDFDISVAAYPEVHPEAKSAQADLLNLKRKVDAGANRAITQFFFDVESYLRFRDRCITAGIDVEIIPGILPVSNFKQAKKFADMTNVRIPLWMSKMYEGLDDDAETRKLVGANIAMDMVKILSREGVKDFHFYTLNRAEMSYAICHTLGVRPGL
- a CDS encoding bifunctional aspartate kinase/homoserine dehydrogenase II — encoded protein: MSVIAQAGAKGRQLHKFGGSSLADVKCYLRVAGIMAEYSMPGDMMVVSAAGSTTNQLISWLKLSQTDRLSAHQVQQTLRRYQSDLISGLLPADAADALISAFVHDLERLAGLLDSGITDAVYAEVVGHGEVWSARLMAAVLEQQGLEAAWLDARDFLRAERAAQPQVDEGLSYPLLQQLLVQHPGKRIVVTGFISRSNAGETVLLGRNGSDYSATQIGALAGASRVTIWSDVAGVYSADPRKVKDACLLPLLRLDEASELARLAAPVLHARTLQPVSGSDIDLQLRCSYTPDKGSTRIERVLASGTGARIVTSHDDICLIEFQVPAGQDFKLAHKDIDLILKRAQVRPLAVGVHNDRQLLQFCYTAEVADSALKILDEAGLPGELRLRQGLALVAMVGAGVTRNPLHCHRFWQQLKGQPVEFTWQSEEGISLVAVLRKGPTESLIQGLHTTLFRAEKRIGLVLFGKGNIGSRWLELFAREQTTLSARTGFEFVLAGVVDSRRSLLNYEGLDASRALAFFNDEAVEQDEESLFLWMRAHPYDDLVVLDVTASEQLADQYLDFASHGFHVISANKLAGASSTDKYRQIHDAFEKTGRHWLYNATVGAGLPVNHTVRDLIDSGDSILAISGIFSGTLSWLFLQFDGTVPFTDLVDQAWQQGLTEPDPRVDLAGKDVMRKLVILAREAGYDIEPGQVRVESLVPSGCEEGSVDHFFENGDELNEQMVSRLEAAREMGLVLRYVARFDANGKARVGVEAVRPEHPLAALLPCDNVFAIESRWYRDNPLVIRGPGAGRDVTAGAIQSDINRLAQLL
- the metB gene encoding cystathionine gamma-synthase codes for the protein MTRKQATIAVRSGLNDDEQYGCVVPPIHLSSTYNFTGFNEPRAHDYSRRGNPTRDVTQRALAELEGGAGAVLTNTGMSAIHLVTTVFLKPGDLLVAPHDCYGGSYRLFDSLEKRGCYRVLFVDQNDEQALKSALAEKPKLVLVESPSNPLLRVVDIAKICQLARDAGAISVVDNTFLSPALQNPLSLGADLVLHSCTKYLNGHSDVVAGVVIAKDPDVVTELAWWANNIGVTAAAFDSYLLLRGLRTLSPRMEVAQRNAQAIVEFLKNQPLVKKLYHPSLPENQGHEIAARQQKGFGAMLSFELDGDEQTLRRFLSGLSLFTLAESLGGVESLISHAATMTHAGMAPEARAAAGISETLLRISTGIEDCEDLIADLENAFRVAAKG